Genomic segment of Hyalangium ruber:
GAAGTCACGTTGGCGCAGCCAGGTGGCCAGGTAGCCTGGATGAAAGGACACCCCGAATTCCTCGAGGATGAGGTGGGCCAGGCGCGTGCAGGTCCACAGCTCCGTGGGAAAGCCGTAGTCCGTCGGCCTTTCGCTCAACCAGCGCTCCACAATCTTCTCCTGAGTACGCGTCAGCTTCCGCGGGCGTCCAGGCACAGGCTGCGCCGCGATGGCGGAGGCACCGCCGCTGCGGAAGGCTGCGAGCCACCGGCGCACGGACCGAACATCCACACCGAGGAACTCCGCTACCTCATCGGGAGCGTATCCCTCCACCAAGCGCTGGATGGCCAGCCAGCGCCGATGCTCCAACTCTTCGGGCGAGCCTCGACTGCGCATCCTGCCAAGCTACCCTGGCTCTTCCGCTCGGACATTACTTTCCT
This window contains:
- a CDS encoding helix-turn-helix domain-containing protein, whose amino-acid sequence is MRSRGSPEELEHRRWLAIQRLVEGYAPDEVAEFLGVDVRSVRRWLAAFRSGGASAIAAQPVPGRPRKLTRTQEKIVERWLSERPTDYGFPTELWTCTRLAHLILEEFGVSFHPGYLATWLRQRDF